Below is a window of Sebastes umbrosus isolate fSebUmb1 chromosome 13, fSebUmb1.pri, whole genome shotgun sequence DNA.
CATCATACGCCAAACTCCTAACATAAAACACCAAATTTTGACATATTGGCACAGTGGTGAAAGTTAGTCTGAATTTTACAGTTTCCAAGTTTGTCTGTTTACTTTTTCTTACATTCGGCAATGGTTGTGAAGCTGTTGGGACAATTATACACcagctgtgttgtttttttaggtgCCATAATGCACATTAGTTTTTCCTGAGGTTCAAGCCTATTTGTCTTCTCTTCCTGGgaactgagtaaaaaaagtgtcttccaattactttttttctgtgatttacttcctatttagggttaaaagaaaatcttacaaGTTAGGCTtgttaaaaactttatttttattgtgcactgtagtggactacaggactatttcaatgtgaaaagacaaaaaaaattaacagattatggctgtagagtgattttaaaccaagaatacattcaacttgataaaaaatatcactggaaagcccatgatgtcctcttgacaatacaccaggggttgatagagtagagtaaaaatgtccactacagaggacaatgggctgggtctcaggagtatagtttttttcttaataaagttactttttgcctcagttttaaatgtttttaagtcTCAACATCTTGCAGTTAAATTCTTGTTTTTATAGTGTGAATATCACAAATGGAGCCAATAAAAGCATGTTAATAACTTCCTACTGTTGATTGACGCGCTGCATATGAGGCCCACGGTGAGCTCTAATGTTATAAGTATAATGTCTTTGGCGCCTGTAATTATTGCCCAGCAGCAATCCTGTATTCGTCATCCATTAACAGGAGATTGAGGAGTGAGTCATATCACTCTGCTGAGGGAGATGTTAGAACAGAGGGCAGTGCTAcaggcttgttgttgttgttttaaagggaACTTTTTTGTTAGTAGTGTTCCTGactttatagtatagtatagggTGCACTAGTAATGTCACCCAACAGTAGTTTCAAGCCTCTATAAGACGCTAATCAGCTCTATGACCGGCCTTTTCTCTACTATAGCGTTGTAGTGCACGCCGTTGACCCTCTTTTTAGGTCCTTTTACTCAACGTCTCCAAGCTGATTATAGTGGAAAGTAGTGCCCACAGATGGCCAGCGAGCGTGAGCTTATATAAGTGTATTACTCCATAATGactgtgtgtttacattgcgCTTGTTTTCCTCTCACTCTGCACGCACGGCTCGTTTCAGAGAGAGATGTTTGTTGGTTAAATAACAGGCTTGGAAGAAGATGGTGGCCTTGTTACAGCATCAGAGTTGTGCTGCtatataaacacaaaaataatgaaGCCCAGCACACAGTGTGGcctcaaaaaaatgacaatagaAGTGACTCACAGCCCACGTCTAACGGGTTGTTGCACAAGAGGATGTTTCTCAGCATTTTTGTGACGTTTCCGACCTTGTGTTTATTTTCTAGTGACCTTTCAACGTGACCCGGGCGCTGTCGCTTTAAAGCGAACACCTCCCCCTTCCCCTATATCGGAGCCCCCCAATCACACAGATAACATGGACGGATTCTATGACCAGCAAGTCCCATTTATGGTCCCACCCAGTGTAAGTGGACGCACGCCAGCCTCACATATCATCAACACTTTTAACCCATTGGTCTACGTTATAGATGGACCACTGTACATTTATGATACACTTATATCTTTATTGTCCTGTTGATGCTCTGACACTTCTTCGTCTTCCCAACAGCACAAGTCTCGCGTGGAGGAACCATCTTACAACAGGCCTGTGAACGACAGGAAAAGGAAGTTTGTGGACACAGAGCTCGCCCAGGACACAGAAGGTAAGCCGCCACAATGacatgttctaacatgtaatTAGAGTGACAATTAAATGGTTTGGGAACCTATTACTCAACATCTTTTACTTCTTGATTTGCAGATCTCTTCCAAGACCTCAGTCAGCTGCAAGAGATCTGGATTGCAGAaggtatgtttatatttattagtatacttattttcgtaaatgtttcctgctgctctgcctcttggcatttcaatggaatttttttttttttttttttttacatctcttATCTCATTGGTGAACAGGATGAAATTGGGCAAGATTTAAGATTAAAGATTAACTCGATGGGAATGTGAAATATTGCTGTTTTGTGTTAGCAATTAGAGCAAGAAGAGCAAAGTCCCATGCATGAGAAACTGCTGACCAAGAcggacccatttttgtcttgcCGAAATGTAGCTTtcactccttttttctgttGGATTACAAACTCTTCAATAAACCAGTTCCTAGCAGATTATTTTTCACAGCTATTTCACCTTTTTTGGGGCATATAAaggatttttttctcatgtgtGCAACCCTTCTCCTGTATCCTCACAGCCCAGGTGCCTGATGACGAGCAGTTTGTCCCAGATTTCCAGTCGGATAGCTGTGAGTATCtaattttttattgttaaatctgtgtgtgtgtgtgtgtcctgaacAGATCTGCTTTTTTATATCAGTCAAACCCGGTCATGATTAGGATGTTTTTCGCCCAGCCTGGCAGAGATTCAAACCACAGTGGCAGAAAATCAAGCTACGTTTTAGCATcagaaatgtttcttttttgctttgaggaaagtgcttttttttttctttttttttttttagttcccGTCCCTGACCAAATGTCCAGGTCATCTCTCTTTTCATCACCATTCTTCGTCTTCAAAATACAGCTCTGGGAAAGgctgctctcctccctccctccctctctctgcctctctgcctctctcctccATTTTGAGTTTAATCAGCCGATTGGCATGGGGCATCACATGAGCCAAGCCCCTAATCTGATTTCACACTTTCCCGCACTCAGGCCCTGCTGCTGAAGTGGGCTAGATTCCAGTGGATAGGGTAGCTTCGGCTCTACAGACATCGCATACCCCCAAAACTGTCCCCTAAACTCCTCCATTCAGCCTCCTGGTTTGTCTCTGCACATCTTCTTTTAGGCTGCAGCTGAGGGAAATGTTTGAATTATACCCAGTGGAGCATTTTATCAtgatccccctcctcctctccgtcttTCTGAGTTTATGTTTTGGTCTGATGCGTAGGAGGTGGAGACAGGGTGTGGTTGCTGCCTGTCGTTGTCGGGGCTGCCTTGTAAATCTCGGTTAATGTGGCTGCAAACTGACCACCGGCCTCTACTGCTGGAACATATCATTGAGGTTGATGCATTgacatgtatgtatttttacaGAGAGAGGGGCCCCATCCAAGGTTACTGCATATAGTCGGCTCACTGTAAGGTGCTGTTGTGGTCTAGTCTTTGACCTTGTACTGTCagttcgctctctctctgtgtgtgtgtgagagatacaGAGAGTTTGGCAGTTGCTTCTGTTGCCAGGCTGCAGGCCGTTCTCGCTCACAAGTTGCCTATTCACCAAAAGCACATTTTCCGATATGAGCTACAGTCGCTAGGAAATTGATTTATGCATAACGTTGCTCTGGAGTGGAGGAGCTCTCTCAGTTTATAGGGGATGTGGTGCTCATGTTTTAGCTCTTATTCACTTTGGCGTGTGTATtggccggtatcagcaatctcttgcaacttattcctgtttatttattatttctttaagcatgttatactgtgtaaGTCATAATTAGCTGTGGTTTTATAGCTATaatattatacttgggctatacatcttctatagtaggcctgttattccaactggaacattatagggttaaggtggtgtgtttagtgttgatagttaaagtgctttcctgtgttttttgtagcctatagtcggGTGTCATTCAggatttaggagcagtgtcccagtcaggatgctcctacatacaTGGTACAGGAGAGGAGTTTGCATGTAGAGTGCTTGTTCGTTCTTCCACTCACCAGTCCAGAAAAgtcgcctcctctcctcattatttacttctccctctgtgtgagGAGTCTCACCCGAGCTTTCAGGTTTCACAGCGgagctcacgtgcccattgtgaCTCTGCTCAGGTCCATCAGCACCGCGGGTGATTTATTTGGCCGCCGTTCCTCCGTGCCAAGGGATCCAGTTTCTGCCTGGCTATTATGTGGCGCCCCGGAAACTGCAGCCGATACGCAGAAAGCTGCAGCCAGTGTCTAATGGTTACAGCACGGAGGGAAGAAAATCATTCAGCACCATTAGATTACAGCCACACTGATTCATGGGTATTGGTATTGGCCTGCCCTAATGGGAATCAGACGAGGAGTTTGAtagcttttgtgtgtgtggtgcagtTAGTATGGTGCTACCTAGCAGTGGCGGTTGTTTTCGGAGTCGAGCGTCATTAGGGCGGATGATAAAATGCTGCTAAGTGGCTCAGTGTCAGTCGAGGGAATACACAGACGCTGTCCATACATCCATTTATCCATCAGTTCCAAATGTGGTTAAGATAACTGCTGCACTTCTGTTTATGGCTTCAATTAGGTGATATCTAGAGTTTATCTAATGCACTGcttcttctctgtgtgtctcctccGATTCAGTGATGTTTCATGGCCCGCCGCCAGCCAAGATCAAACGAGAGCTGACTCCCTCCAAAGAGTTTTCTCCCTGTCGCCAGGACAGGAGTCCCATGCCCTACGGAGAGAAGTGCCTTTACAGCTACAGGTATGGAGGGGATAATTACATTGGTAGGAGTCTATGCCACTCATCCCTCTCCGATTTAAAGGAGTTCTGACTGTGTCTCTTCCTCCACAGTGCCTGTGACAGGAAGCCCAGTCCCGGGTTCAAGCCATTAACTCCCCCCTCAACACCCGTCTCCCCTTGCGGCCCCACCAGCACACCAGGAACGCACCCACTGGGTGAGCAGACCCCGCCTCCTCACCCCCATGTAGCCAATCCGACCCCAGGGCAGCGTCCAGTGCACGTACAGCAGCCTCTAACGGCGAGCGTCGGCTCTCCCAACCAGCAAGCACTCCCAGTCCACAGCCACAGCCCGCCCTTCGCCGTGCCCTGTGCGCCCATCAACCAGGATGCCAACAACTTCTCACCTGAGCACAGGTGAGTTGAAGCTCTTTATCTGGGTGTGACGCTTTTCCTCTTAGGTTACATCCACACtgttttaaaaactaaaatgatctACGTCCAGATGAGCGCTTTAGGGCTGTTTCAGAATTATCTCCGTCTAtactaccacgcctgaaaacacatatcacatgaccattcacgtacactgggcatgccggtgtaaacaggaagcgtCATCGATTTTAAAggtctctgtttctgtccatCTAGACTCAAACACAACCCTGAAGTTTTAAAACCAAAACGGGGTAAGCAAGGGTTTCAAATgtctccgttttaggggctTGAAAACGCCGGAGTAGTGTAGACGCTAGACATAAACatagcaaaagttatgcgttttaaaacgaaaacggATTAGGATGTAGCCTTAGTGCTTCATTTAGTGTTTCTGAAAAGAGACTTAATCCCGTTGTCTTGTCACTTTCCCACCCGTCTTCAGGTTCCAGCGGCAGATGTCGGAGCCATGTCTACCGTTTCCCCCATCAGAGAGTCAAGGGCGCCCCCAGTTCTTGCCCCAGCCtcccagcaacaacaacaacaacagtctgCCACGTGACGGCCGGCCGCCGTACCACCGCCAGATGTCAGAGCCGCTGGTAGCCGTGCCACCGCAGGGTTTCAAGCAGGAGCTCATCGACCCACGATACGCAGAGCAGGGTGTCCCCACCATGGGCCCCCCGGGTCCACCCCAGGGCCCCCCGCGTCAGACCGCTTTCCACCCCATGGCCATCAAACAGGAGCCTCGCGACTTCTGCTTCGATTCTGGTGAGTAGAGAACGGTAGTTGTTCAGAAAATacgtagggctgtcaaagttaacgcaataataacatgttaacgcaaatttatgCTACTATTGTTagaaaggaagaggaaaaactgtcatggccattttcaaaggggtcccttgacctctgacctcaagatatgtgaatgaaaacgggttctatgggtacccacgagtctcccctttacagactttatgacaatcacatgcagtttggggcattttgaacacatgaaaatgtgcgattactttgcgattaatcacgataaactatggacaatcatgcaattaatcgcaattaactattctaatcaattgacagcccctAAAAATAAGTTGAGAGGACGTCTCCATGGAGCTTTCTGCATATCTATTTCTCTGCTCTTGCAAAGCGAGGACGTCCATCGCTCGCTGTGAGAAAGTAGAGCAGGGCAGAGAGTGACGAATGTGCATGGCCATGTTTGTTCTGGGCGCTAACACACTCCTGTGAGTTTTAGCATGCAGCAGAGGCCAGGTGctcatttcaaacacacacactccctcaaAGCCTAATCTGCATCATTCCTCCAGAGTCACGCCAATAAAGTAAAAGTGGGTCCTTTATCTCAGCCTAAGCCTCCGAGGGCAAAAAGTAAATGGGTCATCCAGTCAGGTGCGGCGAGCCTCTTCGCTGCTGAGCCCTACCTGGAATAGATCTCGGCCAGCGCCCTCGGAGGACTTAGTGACCTGCAGCACAGCAGGTTGGAAATTCTTGGTTTTTACAGAATACACAAGAGGCCAAACGGTGCCAGCCAGTCCTCTCCAGAAAGCCTCGTCAAACAGCAACGGCAGAGCTGCTGTTTACTCGCTTGGTTTAAATCAAACAAGCCAGAGCGACTGCCGGTGCATTGTTTGATCCTAACGCCCACACGCCCAGCTGTTGTCCCCGCTCTGATGCATTAACATCCTTTTTTCCTGAAACTCTGcaacaacttcttttttttttaatttaatcttttCTCGCTCGCTCACTCTCATATACTCTCATTCCTTCTCTGCCTGGTGGGCGACCGGCTGGCCGGCCAGTGATGTAATGACAAATCCTCTTAGCCTCTTATGGCCTTTTAAATACCTACGTCACAGGCCGAGTATCTCTAGATGGGTGGAAGAAGTGCTTGTTCAGCATAGCAACAAGCAACATATTGTTGCTCCAGCGTTGGTCTACAGACGATGACAACTAGGGCTGAGAAGAAACACcaatctcctgattcgatactgtCACGATACTTGGAAGCTGATTCGATATTCTGaattattgcgatttttttaaaaaacttttttaacactagactatgggaaaaagttgaatcatacacttccgGGGACGTTTAAttaggaaaatatctaaattaatacagtaaaaatgtttgattttcagcatgtatgtagtcagagatgtcctaaagttaaatatatcagtcactgtcactggaattatttgttattatttttttccagcaaaccaaaaatcaaagacatttccatcacaatttagtggtattttctttttaatttataagggacatgtaatgttttttactttttgtgaatataatccaatcaatcttattccATAGTTCCtgattttgaaaaccggacgtagtcacacgcgtatacttccgctaacttcgccaagtccgtcgctagctctcccgtcagtaTAACGccatgtatgtagatataaagccCTAATTTTAATCTAGAACTGcaataattaatcgattagtcgtcgactattaaatgaatcgccaaccattttgttaatcaattaattggtttgagtaagtttcagaaaaaaaggtaaaaattctctgattccagcttaaTTTTTACcactttgttttttagttttcaaattaaaaaaaaaaaaaattatacaaaagtacagttaaacatttttcatctttttttgttaaggtatcaaaaaaatagacaaaatcAAGTATAATAAGATAATCcccatattaaaataataatttaaaaaatgataataaaattaaataataataataaaaaaaaataacaatagagaAGGTGTTTTTAAGTAACCAAGAAAaaaattgacagattaatcaactatgaaaataattgttggttGCAGCCCCATCTGAATCCATTATCATACCAGAATTTTTGATGGAGGACGTTTCCAAAGTTTCTCTTTGactctcctttcttttctctggTCAGACTTGGCCAATAACGATTACTTCCTGCAGACTCCTTAAGTGAGGACAAGAGGAGACAGAGACTTAAGGAAACACTTGCTCCAGATTGATCTCTGGTTGTCTTATCAGTAGACAGGAAACAGAATAATGGatgggggggtgggagggagtTGGCGATGGAGACGGTCGGGACGCACTGCAGAGACGCTGCGAACGGAAGACAGGCCTTGACCCCTCGGGGGGAGGACTGGCGTAACTCGATTGTCATTGAGATTTAATACAGCGACCATGGTGCTAATCTTATTTAAAGGCTTGGTGGACATGCGTGGGATGTTGTGCGCTGTCCAGTGTACTCTCATCTAagctttagtgtgtgtttgagattgGGCCTCCTTTACAcccatactgtatatgtatcaATGTGACTTAACACACTAATATAGCTTGGACGCCTCTATAAACATAGAGCAAACTGCAGATGAGTATGAAAGCTGTGTACACGGTGGCAGAGATCCAAATATATCCGTCAGCTGCGAGGTGGATTTTGACGCATTACACATTTGATAAAA
It encodes the following:
- the etv5a gene encoding ETS translocation variant 5a isoform X2 → MDGFYDQQVPFMVPPSHKSRVEEPSYNRPVNDRKRKFVDTELAQDTEDLFQDLSQLQEIWIAEAQVPDDEQFVPDFQSDSLMFHGPPPAKIKRELTPSKEFSPCRQDRSPMPYGEKCLYSYSACDRKPSPGFKPLTPPSTPVSPCGPTSTPGTHPLGEQTPPPHPHVANPTPGQRPVHVQQPLTASVGSPNQQALPVHSHSPPFAVPCAPINQDANNFSPEHRFQRQMSEPCLPFPPSESQGRPQFLPQPPSNNNNNSLPRDGRPPYHRQMSEPLVAVPPQGFKQELIDPRYAEQGVPTMGPPGPPQGPPRQTAFHPMAIKQEPRDFCFDSEVPNCQSSFGRAGSFYQNNHESFSFDRDAQLYFDDTCVVPERLEGKVKQEPSVYRDGPPYQRRGSLQLWQFLVTLLDDPANGHFIAWTGRGMEFKLIEPEEVARRWGMQKNRPAMNYDKLSRSLRYYYEKGIMQKVAGERYVYKFVCDPEALFSMAFPDNQRPNLKVDPDSLPGMDDDTVPLTHYEDNAPYLLDAGEQCVAGMPFADGYGY
- the etv5a gene encoding ETS translocation variant 5a isoform X1 is translated as MDGFYDQQVPFMVPPSHKSRVEEPSYNRPVNDRKRKFVDTELAQDTEDLFQDLSQLQEIWIAEAQVPDDEQFVPDFQSDSLMFHGPPPAKIKRELTPSKEFSPCRQDRSPMPYGEKCLYSYSACDRKPSPGFKPLTPPSTPVSPCGPTSTPGTHPLGEQTPPPHPHVANPTPGQRPVHVQQPLTASVGSPNQQALPVHSHSPPFAVPCAPINQDANNFSPEHRFQRQMSEPCLPFPPSESQGRPQFLPQPPSNNNNNSLPRDGRPPYHRQMSEPLVAVPPQGFKQELIDPRYAEQGVPTMGPPGPPQGPPRQTAFHPMAIKQEPRDFCFDSEVPNCQSSFGRAGSFYQNNHESFSFDRDAQLYFDDTCVVPERLEGKVKQEPSVYRDGPPYQRRGSLQLWQFLVTLLDDPANGHFIAWTGRGMEFKLIEPEEVARRWGMQKNRPAMNYDKLSRSLRYYYEKGIMQKVKVAGERYVYKFVCDPEALFSMAFPDNQRPNLKVDPDSLPGMDDDTVPLTHYEDNAPYLLDAGEQCVAGMPFADGYGY